The Dokdonella sp. nucleotide sequence CACTGCGCGAGCACCTTGCGGCGCAGGGCATCGACCGTCGATGCGGCCAGTTGGATCGACACCGATTCACTCACGCCCGCCTCGACGACCGTGGCCGAGGCAGTCGGCACGAACGTGACACACCCGGCCAGGGCGACCCCCAGGGACAACGACAGGGACTTCGACATCGGACACCTCGCGCAACCGGCGGCAACACCGCATGCGCACATCATACGCCTGCCACGAGCGGCGTCACCCTCCACGGAAATCGTGGGCAGTGCCATCGAGGATGCTCCGATCGCCCCCCGACGACCCCGAGCCACTGCTTTCCGATGACGGAGTGCGCCAAGTATCCCCAACCGAAATGACATGTTCGCGCGCCGAATGGCGTACTGCGCTCTGTGCGACCGCGATCGCAAGGAGGAACGCCGGACCAGCCGGCAACTTCGCTTGACACCGGTTCGACTTCGGTGCTGTGATCGTTTCGCCTTTGAATACCAATCACTTGCCATCATCCAAGCGCCGCCGGGCAGGTTCAGGGCGACGCATCCATCGGGGAGAGAACCATGTCAGTGTTCAAACGCACCGCGATGTACTGTGCCGTCGCCAGCCTGGGCTGGTCCGGTTTCGCTTGCGCCCAGGGCCAACCTCAGGACTGCTCGGAGTTCTTTCTCCTCTCGCTCACCGATCCCGCCTACGCGGCCTGCGCGCCCAACATCTCCGCAATCCCGTTTGACCTGCTGGCGCCCGGTGCGCGCGCACTCGGCCTCGGCGGTGCTTTCGCGGCGGTCGCCGACGATGCCACCGCGGCCGAAGCGAATCCGGCCGGCCAGACCATCCTCACCAGTCCGGAAGTCTCGGTGCACGTGCGCAACGCGGACTACAACGTGCGCTTCTTCGATCCAAACTCGATCGACGCCATTCCGCCGGCATCCTTCCCGGGCTATATGCCGGTCGGCGACGACCCGATCGGCCGCTTCAGGGACAGCAACACCAAGGTCTCGTTCCTGAGCTTCGTGTACCCGTTCGAGCGCTTCGTGGTATCGGCCTTCTATCAGAACTCCGGCGCCCTGCGCGCAACCAGTGAGATCGTCAACGTCGAATCGACGTTCCGCGACACCTACGTGGCCAGCAGCGGCATCGACGTCGAGGTCGAAGCCTTCGGCCTGTCCGGCGCGTTCCGCATCAATGACCTGTTCTCGATCGGCGCATCGATCAAGCACACCTCGCTCGACCTCCAGTCGTACTCGGTCTCCAGCGTGTTCGGGTTCCGCGACTACGACCTCGACTTCCCGCCCGGCGTGGTCAACCCCAACAACGACCAGATCACGCTCGGCAGCCGCGTCGTCGGCACCGATCACGACCTGACCTGGAACCTCGGCCTGCTGGTCAACCCGAACGGCAAGTTCTCGGGCGGCGTTGTCTACAAGTCGGGCGGCGACTACCGCGTGGTCAATCAGCTCTACGTCATCGACCGCTCGACCTGCCCGGCCGATTTCTGCAGCTTCGATTTCTACGGCGACGGCAGCCGCAAACAAACCATCCGCCTGCCGGACGTGCTCTCTTTCGGCGTCGCCTGGCGCCCGACCGACACCTGGCTGGTATCCGCGCAGCTTGATCGCGTCGACTACGGCAGGCTGCCGGACGGCTCGCCGACAGGCTTCCTGTTCGGCAGCACCACCGGCAATGCGATCGACATCGACCCGCTCGGCAAGGAAACGGTCTTCCATCTCGGCGCCGAGAAGACCTTCCTGTTCGATGCGCCGGTGATGGGCATGAAGCTGCTCTCGGTCCGTCTCGGCGGCTTCACCGATCCCGACCACGACGGCTACCGCGCGCTCAAGACCCGCGACACCCACTACACCTTCGGTCTCGGCACGGTGTTCGGCGAGAAACTCCAGGTCGACCTCGGCGGCGAATTCTCGGACCGCGTCGATGCCGTCGTCGCCTCGGCCGTGTACCATTTCTGATCCACCGCACCCGCTTTACCGAATCGAAGCCCGGCCCTGCGCCGGGCTTCGTCGTCTGGGTATGCGAGCAGACGTCCGCTGCACAAACACCATACAGACCTTGCACGATCCGTAGGAAACGGCTTTAGCCGTGATGCTTTTCTTTGTGGGGTTGTACAGACAGGGCATCACGGCTGAAGCCGTTTCCTACGCCGCCCGCCCCAACCCTGCCCCGGCACGCCGCGCCAGCGCCTGTTCGACGACCTCCCAACCCGCATCGGCACGGTGCGCCTGCTCGCTCAGATGGCGCCGCCACGCGCGCGCGCCGGGCAGGCCCTGGAACAAGCCAAGGATGTGTCGGGTGATGTGCTGCAGGCGCTCGCCGTGGGCGAGATGCGTCTCGACGTAGGGCCGCAATCGCGCAATCACGTCGTCGCGAGCCGGCAACGGCACGCCGAACAATGCGTACTCGAGTTCGGCGAGGCGATACGGCTCATGATAGGCGGTGCGGCCGAGCATCACCCCATCGACCCGTTGCAGTTCATCCACGCAATCGTCGACGCGAGCGAGCCCTCCGTTCAGCACGATCGTCAGTTCCGGCAGGCGCTGCTTCAGGCGATGCACGCGTGCGTAGTCGAGCGGCGGGATGTCGCGGTTCTCCTTCGGCGACAGACCCTGCAACCAGGCCTTGCGCGCATGCACGATGAATACCGCGCAGCCGGCCGCGCGCACCGTGTCGATGAAGCGGTCGAGATCGGCTTCAGCGTCCTGGTCATCAACACCGATGCGACACTTCACCGTGACCGGAATCGACACTGCATCGCGCATCCTGGAGAAACATTCGGCCACGAGTTCCGGCTCGCGCATCAGACAGGCGCCGAAGCGACCGGATTGCACGCGATCCGACGGGCAGCCCACGTTGAGATTGATTTCGTCGTAACCGAAACCCTCACCGATGCGCGCCGCCTCGGCCAGCTCGGCCGGCTCGGAGCCACCCAGCTGCAAGGCCAGCGGATGCTCGCTCGGATCAAACCCGAGCAGGCGCACGCGATCCCCATGGATCACCGCCGGCGCGGTGACCATCTCCGTGTACAGCAAGGCATGCGGCGCCAGCAGCCGATGGAAGACACGGCAGTGGCGATCGGTCCAGTCCATCATCGGGGCGACGGAGAGGATTCTTTGCTCGGGGGTCAATGGATTTCCAGGCGTGCGCGGATCGGGCGCAGGCCATGCTATGCGAGCAGGCCAGCCTGCGCCACGTACCGACGCGCTACCTGACCACCTTGCCGTTGATCAGTGGGTAGTACAGCGAGAGGTTCGGGTCGGTCACGTCGATTTCGAGCAGGCTGGTGTCCCAGTGGTCGACGGTCAGTTCCCAGCGACGCTTTTCACCGGCGACATAGGCTTCCGTGTCGGGGAAGAGCTTCTTGATGAGCTCGCCACGCGAGAGGCCGAGCGGCTTCGGATTGGCCGGCGAGACACTGATGATGACGAAATCATAGGGCGACCCGATCTGGTGGTTGCGCAGGGCGTAGACGGTGCTGCTGAGGGTGACACCGGCCTTGATCTGCGCCTCCATGATCGGGCGATGCCACTTCTGGTACAGCGCGAGCCATTCGTCGTGCTTGCCGGGCGGCACCTTGTAATAGCTCACGCCGACGCGCGGGCGATCGGGCAGGTCGCGGCCGGACAGGGCCTGGGCGAACACGTTCTGGATGGCGAAGGCGAACAGTGCGGTGGCGGCGAGCAGGGTGGTGCGGCGGTACTGGCGGATCATGTCGTTGTCCTCGGTGGTGGATGGGGCAGGTGCTCAGAGCTTCACGCTCAGGCCGACGAAGTACTGGCGGCCATAGATGTCGTAGGTGACGTTGTGGGTGGTGCCGGGTGTGTTGCCGACCTGTGGCGGCGCCTTGTCGAACAGGTTGTTGATGCCGGCATCGAGCACGAGGTGTTCGCCGAAGCGCCAGCGACCGAACAGGTCGTAGTAGCTGTGGGCGTCGACCGGCGGCGCGGTCGATGCCGGGTTGAGCACTTTCGACGAATGCTCCATCGAGCCGATGTAGCGCCAGCGCAGGCCGAGACTGCCGCGGCCGCGCGCATGGCGCAGGTGACTGACCGCCTTCCAGGTCGGCAGCGTGCCGACGTAACCGGCATGGTCGTAGGCCTTGCCGCCCTTGGTCGTGCGCACTTCGTAGCGGTCGACCCAGCCCAGCACCGTGCCGAGCGCCAGTTCGCCGTCGCCGATGGCGCGGCGCCAGTCGACCTGCACATCGATGCCGCTTGTTTCCAGACTGCCCATGTTGAAGGTCGGCTTGTCGATGTTGTCGATGCGACCGGTTTCCGGGTTGCGCCGGATCAGGCCGCAATGGAAGTTGTCGACCGCGAAGGTTGGATTGGAGCCATCCTGGTTGAAGCAGGACGCAAGCACCTGCGTGGCGGTGAGCGTGCCGATCACGTCCTCGACCCGGATGTCGTAGTAGTCGACCGCCAGCGACAGGTCGATGGTTTCGGGCGACCAGACCACGCCGACGGTGTAGGTGTCGGCACTTTCTGGGGCGAGGCCGGTGTTGCCGGCGCGCGTGGCCAGCGATTCGCGTTGCGTGTCGACATAGGTCGGCAGCAGTTCCGCAGGCACGCCATGCGCGATGCACAGGGCTTCCACAGCCGCCGCATTCGGGCCATTGCGCAAGGGGCTGGATGCGTCGCACTGGTCGCCCTGGCCGTTCGCGACCAGGCCGTAACCGTTGGATTCGGTTTCCGCGGCGACATACAACTCGCCGACGCTCGGCGCGCGCACCGCGCGCTGGTAGCCGCCGCGCACCCGCAGGCTCGACACCGGCGACCAGCTGAAGTCGATCTTGAAGGTGTCGACACCGCCGGATGGGTCGTAGTCGGAATGGCGCCAGGCCAGGCCGAGATCGAGCGCATGCGCAAACGGCTGGTCGTAGAGCAGCGGCAGCAGGGTCTCGACATAAGCCTCGCGCACGCGGGTGCTGCCGCGGCTCGGGCCCTTGGCCGGCACGCCGACGATGCCGCCCTGCTGGAGCAGGCGATCCGGCCGGAACGCGTAGTGGTTGCGGCGCCAGCCGAGGCCCGCGGCGAAGCGCACCTCACCCGCCGGCAGCGCGAACAGTTGGCCCTGCAGGTTGGCTTCCGCCACGTCCTGCTCGAAGCGCGTGTCGCTGACCGTGGCGGCGACCAGATAACGCCGGCATTCGTCCGAAAGAACGGAAAGGCCGAACGGGTTGTAACCGCCTTCGCAGAGGCTGGCGCCGCCGTCGGCGGCGTCGAGCAGCGTGCGCAGCGAGTCGATCACGACCGCGCCGTTGTTGACCTCGTGCGCACTCGTGCTGCCGCGGCTGAGGTAGACATCCCAGGATCCGTCGATCGCATCGACGTGCCCCTTCACGCCGGCGAGGAACTGCCAGATGTCGAAGTCGCGCTCGAAGGTGCGCGGTCCGGCTTCCTGGAAGCGCTTGTGCAAACGGAACGGCGCGTCGGGATTGCTGCGCGAGGCGAGGATCGTGCGCAGGTCGGCCGGAATGAACGGGTTCGTCAGCGGCACGTTGATGCCGGTGTTGCCGGCCTCGGCCGCCACGTAGCTGTGCAGGTCGGCCCAACTGAACTGGGCATAGCCTTCGATGCGGTCGCTGATGTCGTAGCGCACGCGCCCGAATGCGGTCTTGCGCTCGAGCGGCACCTGGATCAACGAGAACTGGTTGAGGTTGTTCAACTGCGTGCCGGTGTCGTGCAGCTGGCCTTCCGGCCCGCGCCAGTTGAACGGTCCGTTGTTGGCAAGGAACAGGCTGCCGTCGTCGTTGAAGCCGAGATAGGTCGTCGGCGTCACCGGCACACGGCCCGGAGCGGCGCCGTACTGGCCGAACACGAGATCCAGCGCCTCCTGTGTCGGCAGGTTCGCACCGAACTCGTAGGTGCCGGTCTGGATGCGAAAATCGGTGCCGCCGGGATGCCTGCGGAAAAACTCGCGCGCCATGAAGTCGACACCCTCGCGCTCGGCACCGGAGAAGCTCAGCACTGCATTGCCGCGCTCACTGGCGAAATGGCCGCCCATGGTCAGCGCGACGTCGTGCGTATCGCCGTCCCCTTCGGCGTAGCGGGCATGGCGTGTGTCGAGCTGGATGCCCTCGAAGCGGTCGTTGAGCAGCACGTTGACCACGCCGGCGATCGCATCCGAACCGTAGACCGCGGAAGCCCCACCGCTGATGATCTCGATGCCGGCGATCAGTGCGGTCGGAATCGCGTTGACGTCGACGATGTTGTCGGTCGTGGACGGTTGCAGGCGGCGACCATCGAGCAAGACGAGGTTGCGTTGCGCGCCGAGGCCGCGCAGGTTCAGCGTCGCCTGCCCGGTGCCGCCCCAACCGGCGTTCGCCTTGCTGGCGCCGAGGCCGAGTTGCGGCAAGGCGTTGAGCACATCTTCGACGGTGACGCGGCCGGTCGAGTCGATGACTTCCTTCGACACCGTGGTCAGCGGGCTGCTGCCAGCGTAGTCCATGCGCACGATGCGCGAGCCGGTGACGACGACGCCACCGAGCACGGTGGCCGCTTCGGTGGAATCGTCCACAGGCACGGACGCCCCGCTGCGTACATCGTCGGCAGCGGCTGCGGCATCGGCGGCGAACGCCGCAACCGCGCCGGCGGCACAGGCCGGCACCAGCACTCCCTGCGACAGCAGCAGCGCCAACATTCCGCCGTGCCATCCGCCGAATCGCGGACGCATCCCTTGGCGTCCACCGCGCGGGGCGGACGCATTCGATGTTCGCAACGACATGGTTCTCGCCTTGGTCAGGTCGGGGGCGACCGCCGCGGCAACCACTTGCGTCACCGTCAGCGGACGCCAGCGAATCTGCCACTCGCGCTGCGCTGCACAAAATGAGCAGAGGCAATATGTTCAGAGCGTGGCGCAAGGCAGGGCGAGGTTGTCGAAGTGCCGGCGGTGCGCAGGCGCAACCTGCTCCGTCGCCGTGCGCGCATGCGCGATGAACCATTCCGCCCTGCGCGACTCTGAACTGCACCCCGACCGGGGGACAACGAAAATCGGAGGAAACATGTTCCAGCGCAGATCCATCCTGGCAGGGTTCGGCCTCACCCTGTTTTCGATCGTCGCCTCGACGGCGATGGCGGCGCCGTCGAAGAGCAAGGCGCCACCGCCAGGGATCATCATGTACACGACCCAGACCTGCAGCTATTGCGTCAAGGCGCGCAACTACCTCAAGGCACGCAATCTGGCCTGGGACGAGCGCGACATCGAGCGTTCCGAGGCGGCACGCAAGGAATGGGCTGCGCTCGGCGGCAAGGGCACGCCGGTGATCGTCATCGACGGCAAGGCGTTGATGGGTTTCTCGCAAGCAGGCGTCGCTGCCGAACTGGCCAGGCACGGCCTGTAGCATCATGGGCGCCCGCTTCCGACGAATGGGACGCCCATGAGCTTTTGCCGTCTTGCCGGATACCTTGCTTCCCTCCTCGCGGCGTCGCTCGCACTGGCTGAATCGGCACCGCTGTCGACCCTTGCCGAGCAATCGGGCTTCGTGCGCACCGGCCGCTACGACGAAGTGATCCGCCTGTGCGCGGAGTTTGCGAAAACCTGGCCTGACTCGGTCCGCTGCGTCGAGTTCGGACGCACGCCGGAAGACCGGCCGATGCTCGCCCTCGTCGCCGGTGCGGCCGATGCACTGACGCCGGAAGCCGCGCGCGCGAAGCGCCGCCCCGTGCTGCTCGTGCAGGGCGGCATCCATGCCGGCGAAATCGACGGCAAGGATGCCGGTTTCCTCATCTTGCGCGAACTGTTCCAAGGCAGGCTCGCCAAGGGCGCGCTCGACAGGCTGACCCTCGTCTTCGTGCCGGTGTTCAACATCGACGGTCATGAGCGCTTCGGCGCGTGGAACCGGCCGAACCAGCGCGGCCCCGAGCAGATGGGCTGGCGCACGACGGCGCAGAACTTCAATCTCAACCGCGACTACATGAAGGCCGACGCGGTTGAGATGCAGGCGATGCTGAACCTGATCGGTGCCTGGGATCCGATTGTCTTCGCCGACCTGCATGTCACCGATGGTGCGCAGTTCGAGCACGACATCTCGATCACGATGGAGCCGGTGCACTCCGGCGACGCCGCGCTGCGCAAGGCGGGCCTGGCCCTGCGCACGGCCGTGCTCGAACGCCTGTCGAAGCGCGGCTCGCTGCCGCTGGCGTTCTATCCCTCGTTCGTCGACTACGACAACCCCGCCTCCGGCTTCGCCGACGGCGTCGCCCCGCCACGCTTCTCCACCGGCTACATGCCGCTGCGCAACCGCTTCGGCATCCTCGTCGAGACGCATTCCTGGAAGGACTATCCGACCCGCGTGCGAGCAACCCACGACACGATCCGTGCCCTCATCGAACTGGCGATGCAGGAAGGCGCGCGCTGGCGCCAGCTCGGCGCAGAGGCCGACGCGCGCGCGGCACGCCTCGCCGGCAAGCCGTTCGCGCTGGCCTACAAGGCCACCGACAAGGCGCGCACGATCGACTTCCGCGGCTATGCGTACACGCGCACGCCGTCGGCGATCTCCGGCACGCTGATGACGCGCTACGACGAAAACACACCGCAGGTGTGGAAGCTGCCGCTGCGCGACGATGTGCAGCCGTCGCTGGTCGTGGACGCCCCGCTCGGTGGCTATCTCGTACCGGCGGCGTGGGCCACACG carries:
- a CDS encoding outer membrane protein transport protein, which codes for MSVFKRTAMYCAVASLGWSGFACAQGQPQDCSEFFLLSLTDPAYAACAPNISAIPFDLLAPGARALGLGGAFAAVADDATAAEANPAGQTILTSPEVSVHVRNADYNVRFFDPNSIDAIPPASFPGYMPVGDDPIGRFRDSNTKVSFLSFVYPFERFVVSAFYQNSGALRATSEIVNVESTFRDTYVASSGIDVEVEAFGLSGAFRINDLFSIGASIKHTSLDLQSYSVSSVFGFRDYDLDFPPGVVNPNNDQITLGSRVVGTDHDLTWNLGLLVNPNGKFSGGVVYKSGGDYRVVNQLYVIDRSTCPADFCSFDFYGDGSRKQTIRLPDVLSFGVAWRPTDTWLVSAQLDRVDYGRLPDGSPTGFLFGSTTGNAIDIDPLGKETVFHLGAEKTFLFDAPVMGMKLLSVRLGGFTDPDHDGYRALKTRDTHYTFGLGTVFGEKLQVDLGGEFSDRVDAVVASAVYHF
- the dusA gene encoding tRNA dihydrouridine(20/20a) synthase DusA — translated: MTPEQRILSVAPMMDWTDRHCRVFHRLLAPHALLYTEMVTAPAVIHGDRVRLLGFDPSEHPLALQLGGSEPAELAEAARIGEGFGYDEINLNVGCPSDRVQSGRFGACLMREPELVAECFSRMRDAVSIPVTVKCRIGVDDQDAEADLDRFIDTVRAAGCAVFIVHARKAWLQGLSPKENRDIPPLDYARVHRLKQRLPELTIVLNGGLARVDDCVDELQRVDGVMLGRTAYHEPYRLAELEYALFGVPLPARDDVIARLRPYVETHLAHGERLQHITRHILGLFQGLPGARAWRRHLSEQAHRADAGWEVVEQALARRAGAGLGRAA
- a CDS encoding TonB-dependent receptor encodes the protein MLALLLSQGVLVPACAAGAVAAFAADAAAAADDVRSGASVPVDDSTEAATVLGGVVVTGSRIVRMDYAGSSPLTTVSKEVIDSTGRVTVEDVLNALPQLGLGASKANAGWGGTGQATLNLRGLGAQRNLVLLDGRRLQPSTTDNIVDVNAIPTALIAGIEIISGGASAVYGSDAIAGVVNVLLNDRFEGIQLDTRHARYAEGDGDTHDVALTMGGHFASERGNAVLSFSGAEREGVDFMAREFFRRHPGGTDFRIQTGTYEFGANLPTQEALDLVFGQYGAAPGRVPVTPTTYLGFNDDGSLFLANNGPFNWRGPEGQLHDTGTQLNNLNQFSLIQVPLERKTAFGRVRYDISDRIEGYAQFSWADLHSYVAAEAGNTGINVPLTNPFIPADLRTILASRSNPDAPFRLHKRFQEAGPRTFERDFDIWQFLAGVKGHVDAIDGSWDVYLSRGSTSAHEVNNGAVVIDSLRTLLDAADGGASLCEGGYNPFGLSVLSDECRRYLVAATVSDTRFEQDVAEANLQGQLFALPAGEVRFAAGLGWRRNHYAFRPDRLLQQGGIVGVPAKGPSRGSTRVREAYVETLLPLLYDQPFAHALDLGLAWRHSDYDPSGGVDTFKIDFSWSPVSSLRVRGGYQRAVRAPSVGELYVAAETESNGYGLVANGQGDQCDASSPLRNGPNAAAVEALCIAHGVPAELLPTYVDTQRESLATRAGNTGLAPESADTYTVGVVWSPETIDLSLAVDYYDIRVEDVIGTLTATQVLASCFNQDGSNPTFAVDNFHCGLIRRNPETGRIDNIDKPTFNMGSLETSGIDVQVDWRRAIGDGELALGTVLGWVDRYEVRTTKGGKAYDHAGYVGTLPTWKAVSHLRHARGRGSLGLRWRYIGSMEHSSKVLNPASTAPPVDAHSYYDLFGRWRFGEHLVLDAGINNLFDKAPPQVGNTPGTTHNVTYDIYGRQYFVGLSVKL
- a CDS encoding glutaredoxin family protein yields the protein MFQRRSILAGFGLTLFSIVASTAMAAPSKSKAPPPGIIMYTTQTCSYCVKARNYLKARNLAWDERDIERSEAARKEWAALGGKGTPVIVIDGKALMGFSQAGVAAELARHGL
- a CDS encoding M14 family metallopeptidase translates to MSFCRLAGYLASLLAASLALAESAPLSTLAEQSGFVRTGRYDEVIRLCAEFAKTWPDSVRCVEFGRTPEDRPMLALVAGAADALTPEAARAKRRPVLLVQGGIHAGEIDGKDAGFLILRELFQGRLAKGALDRLTLVFVPVFNIDGHERFGAWNRPNQRGPEQMGWRTTAQNFNLNRDYMKADAVEMQAMLNLIGAWDPIVFADLHVTDGAQFEHDISITMEPVHSGDAALRKAGLALRTAVLERLSKRGSLPLAFYPSFVDYDNPASGFADGVAPPRFSTGYMPLRNRFGILVETHSWKDYPTRVRATHDTIRALIELAMQEGARWRQLGAEADARAARLAGKPFALAYKATDKARTIDFRGYAYTRTPSAISGTLMTRYDENTPQVWKLPLRDDVQPSLVVDAPLGGYLVPAAWATRISARLDLHGIEYRRLAQAWPGAETETFRATSKKFGDASFEGRQTLTLEGRWSAAVNDIPAGALFVPIAQAKSRLVVALFEPQAPDSFVAWGDFNTAFEQKEYMEAYVAEDVARAMLDNDEALRAEFVQRLAEDPAFAASPDQRLEFFARRHASWDERRDLYPVMRIDTVPGHR